The following proteins are encoded in a genomic region of Microtus ochrogaster isolate Prairie Vole_2 chromosome 5, MicOch1.0, whole genome shotgun sequence:
- the LOC101992735 gene encoding olfactory receptor 10G9, with translation MSNGTLVTTFFLSGIPHAPALDTMLFVIFLVIYILTVLGNFLILMVIRVDSHLHTPMYYFLTNLSFIDMWFSTVTVPKMLMTLVSPEGGAISFYSCVAQLYSFHFLGSTECFLYTVMSYDRYLAISYPLRYSSLMSGRVCALLAAGTWLTGSLHSAVQTTLTFRLPYCGPNQIQHYFCDAPPILKLACADTSANEMVIFVNIGVVASGCFMLIVLSYVSIVCSILRIRTSEGRHRAFQTCASHCIVVLCFFVPCVFIYLRPDSRDAVDGVVAVFYTVLTPLLNPVVYTLRNKEVKKALVKLKDKATFSQSQ, from the coding sequence ATGTCAAATGGGACCCTAGTGACCACATTCTTCCTCTCAGGTATTCCCCATGCACCAGCTCTGGACACCATGCTCTTTGTAATCTTCCTTGTCATTTACATTCTCACTGTGCTGGGCAACTTCCTCATCCTAATGGTGATCAGGGTGGATtcccacctccacacacccatgtactacTTTCTCACCAACCTTTCCTTTATTGACATGTGGTTCTCCACAGTCACAGTGCCCAAAATGCTGATGACCTTGGTGTCCCCAGAGGGTGGGGCTATCTCCTTCTACAGCTGTGTGGCACAACTCTACTCCTTCCACTTCCTGGGTAGCACTGAGTGTTTCCTCTACACAGTCATGTCCTATGATCGCTACCTGGCCATCAGTTACCCACTCAGGTACAGCAGCCTGATGAGTGGAAGAGTGTGTGCCCTCCTGGCTGCTGGCACCTGGCTCACTGGTTCCCTGCACTCTGCTGTCCAGACTACACTGACCTTCCGTTTACCCTACTGTGGACCCAACCAGATCCAGCATTATTTCTGTGATGCTCCTCCCATCCTCAAGCTGGCCTGTGCAGACACCTCGGCCAATGAGATGGTCATCTTTGTGAATATCGGGGTGGTGGCCTCAGGCTGCTTTATGCTGATTGTGTTGTCCTATGTGTCCATTGTCTGCTCGATCCTGAGGATCCGCACTTCAGAGGGCCGACACAGGGCTTTCCAGACCTGTGCCTCGCACTGCATCGTGGTCCTCTGTTTCTTTGTGCCTTGTGTATTCATCTACCTGAGGCCAGACTCCAGAGATGCTGTGGATGGAGTTGTGGCTGTTTTCTACACCGTGCTGACACCCTTACTCAATCCTGTTGTGTACACCCTCAGGAACAAGGAGGTGAAGAAAGCACTGGTAAAACTCAAAGACAAAGCAACATTTTCTCAGAGCCAGTAA